Proteins encoded by one window of candidate division TA06 bacterium:
- the ftsA gene encoding cell division protein FtsA encodes MGRSTVIVGLDLGTTKIAAIVAEVSEKGEVNVVGVGTSPSDGLRRGVVVNLEKTVNSVKKAVHEAELMAGVRVDEVYAGIAGDHIRSINSRGVIAVTRSGNEIGQSDVHRVIEQARAVAIPIDREIIHVIPQEFVVDDQTGIKDPVGMAGVRLEAVVHIVTGAVTSAQNIYKSIDRAGMKIRDLVLQPLAASYAVLDPEERELGVAIIDIGGGTTDIAIFYDGSIRHTSVVGLGGSNITNDIAIGLRTPRTRAEEIKMKYGSAMASLIDPEAKIKVPGVGGREEREVSAQVLGSIIEPRLEEILSLAHREIKKTDYADLLGAGVVLTGGTARMVGIAQLAEQIFDLPVKVGIPKGVGGLTDSVTDPLHATGVGLVLYGYENRFKGGLTGVTDHNLFDKIVDKMKNWFGDLF; translated from the coding sequence ATGGGAAGAAGCACGGTGATCGTCGGTCTTGATTTGGGCACAACAAAGATTGCAGCCATAGTTGCCGAAGTTAGCGAGAAGGGAGAGGTGAATGTTGTAGGAGTGGGCACCAGCCCTTCAGATGGGTTGAGAAGGGGAGTTGTGGTTAACCTGGAGAAGACAGTCAATTCTGTGAAGAAGGCGGTCCATGAGGCGGAACTGATGGCTGGAGTCAGAGTTGACGAAGTCTACGCCGGGATCGCCGGCGACCACATCAGGTCTATTAACTCCAGAGGCGTGATTGCGGTCACCCGCTCTGGGAACGAGATTGGACAGAGTGATGTGCACAGGGTCATAGAGCAAGCGAGAGCCGTCGCCATCCCCATAGACAGAGAGATCATACATGTGATACCTCAGGAGTTCGTGGTTGATGACCAGACAGGGATCAAGGATCCGGTGGGCATGGCCGGGGTCCGGCTTGAAGCAGTAGTCCACATTGTGACCGGAGCTGTGACGTCCGCGCAGAATATCTACAAGTCGATAGACCGCGCGGGGATGAAGATTAGGGACCTCGTTCTTCAGCCGCTCGCAGCAAGCTATGCTGTTCTCGACCCCGAAGAGAGAGAGCTGGGTGTCGCGATTATCGATATTGGAGGCGGGACTACTGACATAGCAATCTTCTACGACGGATCTATCAGGCACACATCAGTGGTGGGACTGGGCGGCTCAAACATCACCAACGACATAGCCATAGGCTTAAGGACGCCAAGAACTCGTGCAGAAGAGATAAAGATGAAATATGGCTCTGCAATGGCCTCTCTCATTGACCCTGAGGCGAAAATAAAGGTACCAGGAGTTGGAGGAAGGGAAGAGAGGGAGGTCTCAGCGCAGGTTCTGGGGTCAATCATAGAGCCGAGACTTGAGGAGATACTCTCGCTGGCCCACCGTGAGATAAAGAAGACCGATTATGCAGATCTGCTTGGTGCTGGAGTTGTCTTAACTGGAGGGACAGCACGGATGGTGGGGATAGCCCAGCTGGCAGAACAGATCTTTGATCTTCCTGTGAAGGTGGGCATACCAAAGGGTGTTGGCGGTCTCACCGATTCTGTGACAGACCCTCTTCACGCAACGGGGGTCGGACTGGTTCTCTATGGGTATGAGAACAGGTTCAAAGGAGGATTGACTGGAGTGACCGACCACAACCTGTTCGATAAGATTGTGGACAAGATGAAGAACTGGTTTGGAGACCTATTCTAG
- the ftsW gene encoding putative lipid II flippase FtsW — MPLLQVGTQSFCLLDLPVSTCSRTLRREGLHSRRPLPNSSRSLSDYQARPDLGLFIGMLVLVGFGTIMVYSSSAFYAWATSEFGSGFFFLKRHLIRLGVGLCAMVVAEKIDYRFWSRIAKPLLGVCMLLLVAVLIVGSGRSHGASRWLRISFVSVQPSELMKVCLVIFLASYVVSARENMKHFSRGFLPPLVVLGIITALVVKQPNFGTAVALLLIGFFMLYIGGSRVHHLVGAGIAGAVAVGLIAYGIPYAHHRIVGFMGAASGSLDGNYQLRQSLLGMGSGGLFGAGLGGSRAKLLFLPEPHTDFIFAVVAEELGFIGAIVLMGTFLFILVRGAQIALSSPDDFGMFLAAGLTISIFTYVLLHIAVVVGALPTTGLPLPFLSFGGSALFTNLVSVGILLNISKRRQKSKAPHYGRRCLR, encoded by the coding sequence ATGCCGCTTCTACAAGTGGGGACACAATCCTTTTGTCTCCTGGATTTGCCAGTTTCGACATGTTCAAGAACTTTGAGGAGAGAGGGTTTGCATTCAAGGAGGCCTTTGCCCAACTCAAGTCGAAGTCTCAGTGATTATCAGGCTCGTCCTGACCTGGGGCTTTTCATAGGTATGCTCGTTCTTGTAGGATTCGGAACGATAATGGTTTACTCATCGAGCGCCTTCTATGCGTGGGCCACGTCCGAATTCGGCAGTGGGTTCTTCTTTCTCAAGAGACATCTCATCAGGCTTGGGGTGGGGCTGTGCGCGATGGTGGTGGCTGAGAAGATCGACTACCGGTTCTGGTCGAGGATAGCAAAGCCGCTCCTGGGTGTGTGTATGCTTCTTCTGGTGGCAGTGCTCATTGTTGGTTCTGGCCGGTCACACGGGGCGAGCAGGTGGCTTCGTATCTCTTTTGTTTCTGTCCAGCCTTCTGAATTGATGAAGGTCTGTCTGGTCATATTTCTGGCTTCATACGTGGTATCTGCACGAGAAAATATGAAACATTTCAGTCGAGGTTTCCTTCCTCCCCTTGTTGTGCTGGGCATTATTACAGCGCTGGTCGTCAAGCAACCGAACTTCGGTACCGCGGTTGCCCTTCTTTTGATAGGCTTTTTCATGCTATATATTGGCGGTTCGAGGGTACATCACCTCGTTGGGGCAGGGATAGCTGGCGCGGTCGCCGTTGGATTGATTGCCTATGGAATACCCTATGCGCACCACAGGATTGTGGGATTTATGGGTGCGGCCTCGGGGAGCCTTGACGGTAACTATCAGCTCAGACAGTCGCTCTTGGGTATGGGGTCTGGAGGGCTGTTCGGAGCGGGATTGGGCGGGAGCAGGGCGAAGCTCCTCTTCCTTCCCGAACCGCACACAGACTTCATCTTTGCGGTTGTAGCAGAGGAACTGGGTTTCATAGGGGCCATAGTTCTCATGGGTACTTTTCTATTTATTCTGGTGAGGGGGGCGCAGATCGCACTCTCTTCGCCGGACGATTTTGGCATGTTTTTGGCGGCTGGTCTGACGATTTCCATATTCACCTATGTGTTGTTGCACATAGCAGTGGTGGTGGGAGCGCTTCCCACCACAGGTCTACCACTCCCATTTCTCAGTTTTGGGGGTAGTGCCCTGTTCACAAATCTTGTTTCTGTGGGGATTCTCCTGAACATATCGAAGAGGCGCCAGAAATCTAAGGCACCCCACTATGGCAGGAGATGTCTAAGGTGA
- a CDS encoding FtsQ-type POTRA domain-containing protein encodes MNSSHRQVKKRRTRKLRVRVTFILFVLGLLASGGCGMYRRARDWRIFSISQIVVRGVGEEYVTRVADASGIKRGRSMLELNPREIARRLESLDFVRRAYIRRRPPGRVILDISGRKPFALVNGNIVVGEDGRAVSSDVKGLDLLVVDCPLRKGEGGFESVDPGLLQQAFLVLAAVESLGVKRVDVTNLDDARVLLADGTLLRLGSGRFCEKSRMIALVLRDLKERNGKVSTIDARFDSQILVLRQESLRSRKN; translated from the coding sequence ATGAACAGTTCCCATAGGCAGGTGAAGAAGAGAAGAACCAGGAAGCTCAGAGTGAGAGTCACATTCATTCTGTTCGTTCTCGGCCTTCTTGCTTCGGGTGGCTGTGGAATGTACAGGCGTGCCAGAGATTGGCGAATTTTCTCAATCAGCCAGATAGTGGTGAGGGGAGTGGGTGAGGAGTACGTGACCAGAGTGGCTGATGCCAGTGGGATAAAACGGGGCAGGTCGATGCTTGAACTGAACCCGAGAGAGATAGCCAGAAGGCTGGAGTCGCTCGACTTCGTGAGGAGGGCGTATATCAGAAGGAGGCCGCCCGGGAGAGTGATTCTCGATATCTCGGGCCGGAAACCTTTTGCCCTCGTGAATGGAAACATTGTTGTGGGAGAGGATGGAAGAGCAGTCTCTTCAGATGTGAAGGGGTTGGACCTCCTGGTCGTAGACTGTCCCTTGAGGAAGGGCGAGGGAGGATTTGAAAGTGTGGATCCTGGGCTCTTGCAACAGGCTTTCCTCGTCCTTGCTGCAGTTGAGAGCCTTGGTGTGAAGAGAGTAGATGTCACCAACCTGGATGACGCGAGGGTGTTGCTTGCAGATGGAACGCTCCTTCGTCTGGGATCAGGGAGATTCTGCGAGAAATCAAGGATGATCGCCCTGGTTCTAAGAGACCTCAAAGAGAGGAACGGGAAGGTCTCAACAATTGATGCACGCTTTGATTCTCAGATCTTGGTGCTAAGGCAGGAGTCTTTGCGTTCTCGAAAAAACTAA
- a CDS encoding UDP-N-acetylmuramate--L-alanine ligase encodes MFRKIKHMHFVGIGGIGMSGIAEVLLNLGYTVTGSDLKESPITERLSSLGAKVSTGHSPHNVKDADVVVYSSAVKPDNVELVEAKSRQIPTIARAEMLAELMRMKYGIAVAGTHGKTTTTSMIARILTEGGLDPTIVVGGKLRSLDTNAKLGAGEYLVCEADESDRSFLKLSPTISVITTLEEEHMESYRDLETVEDAYVQFANKVPFYGCVVLSLDEKNLQNILARIEKRCITYGMKTQVNVKAKGVVFEGFGSKYVLQSNGDTLGEIRLGVPGLHNVYDSLAACAVGLELGLDFSVLTRALAEFKGVRRRFEIKGEVDEVTLIDDYGHHPTEIEVTLEGARRAWPGRIIAVFQPHLYSRTARLADSFGRSFYNADLVVVTDVYGAREEPIRGVSGRLISDACTASGHKAVNYVEDMAFVARWLLDIVRPGDMVLTMGAGDVYKVGEELLKLLKARSENSKARATS; translated from the coding sequence GTGTTCAGGAAGATAAAACATATGCATTTCGTGGGTATTGGTGGAATAGGGATGAGCGGAATCGCAGAGGTTCTGCTGAATTTGGGATACACAGTGACAGGCTCAGACTTGAAAGAGTCTCCAATAACGGAAAGGCTTTCCAGTCTCGGAGCGAAAGTTTCCACGGGTCATTCTCCCCACAATGTGAAGGATGCCGACGTGGTTGTGTACAGCTCCGCGGTCAAGCCTGACAACGTAGAACTGGTGGAAGCCAAGTCACGGCAGATACCAACAATAGCGAGGGCAGAGATGTTAGCTGAACTGATGAGGATGAAGTACGGCATAGCGGTGGCTGGAACCCATGGCAAAACGACAACCACCTCTATGATTGCAAGGATTCTTACTGAAGGCGGCTTAGATCCTACCATTGTCGTTGGGGGCAAGTTGAGGAGCTTGGACACCAATGCCAAGCTTGGAGCAGGTGAGTACCTGGTGTGTGAGGCGGACGAAAGCGACAGATCATTCCTGAAGCTTTCACCCACCATTTCTGTCATAACAACTCTCGAAGAAGAACACATGGAAAGCTATAGAGACCTGGAAACTGTTGAAGACGCCTATGTTCAGTTTGCAAACAAGGTTCCATTCTATGGATGCGTAGTGCTTTCGCTTGATGAAAAGAACCTCCAGAACATACTCGCCAGGATTGAAAAAAGGTGCATTACGTACGGCATGAAGACCCAGGTGAATGTGAAAGCAAAGGGTGTAGTTTTTGAAGGGTTCGGTTCTAAGTACGTGCTTCAAAGCAACGGGGATACGCTGGGTGAAATCAGGCTTGGCGTTCCTGGTCTACACAATGTATACGATTCTCTTGCCGCTTGCGCTGTGGGGCTCGAACTCGGGCTGGATTTTTCTGTTCTCACCAGGGCGCTCGCTGAGTTCAAAGGAGTGAGAAGGCGCTTTGAGATAAAAGGGGAGGTGGATGAAGTAACGCTCATCGATGACTACGGTCATCACCCCACTGAGATTGAGGTGACGCTGGAGGGAGCAAGGCGGGCATGGCCGGGCAGAATCATAGCCGTATTCCAGCCGCATCTCTACTCCAGGACAGCCAGACTGGCAGATTCCTTTGGAAGAAGTTTCTACAATGCTGACCTGGTTGTTGTTACCGACGTCTATGGCGCCAGAGAGGAGCCCATACGTGGTGTGAGTGGTAGGTTGATAAGCGATGCGTGCACGGCCAGCGGGCACAAGGCCGTAAACTATGTTGAGGATATGGCGTTTGTGGCCAGGTGGCTTCTGGACATTGTGAGACCTGGTGACATGGTGCTCACCATGGGCGCTGGAGACGTGTATAAAGTCGGCGAGGAACTCCTCAAATTGCTAAAGGCGAGAAGCGAGAATTCCAAAGCCCGCGCAACTAGTTGA
- the murG gene encoding undecaprenyldiphospho-muramoylpentapeptide beta-N-acetylglucosaminyltransferase — MSKVKVLVAVGMTGGHIFPGIAVAEELKAFDSGCQVVFAGSGRGRAKSLVARAGYNFIAVGARGWVGVGTRGKMLFLFLMAMSLVAAFLALLRERPQVVVGTGSYATVPFAVSALLMGIPTVLLEQNVVPGKATRLLSHFAREVHVAYGESTRHLSKRARGIVSGNPVRRSLFAPDRKSSIKEFDLDANLKTVFVFGGSRGARSINRAFADAAHVLSEHDELQFIVQTGEDDLQWVREACTKAKLKAYTAPFIHGMELAYACADIVVCRAGATTVAELTALGLPSILIPYPYSAGGHQEKNAMMLQKAGASVLVYDRRLTGEILASLILETLKSEARLASMAKAAKALGRRDAGRHIAQSILNAGRRECSGR; from the coding sequence ATGTCTAAGGTGAAGGTGCTGGTGGCGGTTGGAATGACCGGTGGTCACATATTCCCAGGCATTGCTGTGGCTGAAGAGTTGAAGGCATTCGATTCTGGTTGTCAGGTTGTCTTTGCAGGCTCAGGTAGGGGAAGAGCGAAAAGCCTGGTAGCAAGGGCCGGCTACAATTTCATAGCAGTCGGCGCGCGTGGATGGGTTGGCGTTGGAACAAGGGGGAAGATGTTGTTTCTGTTTCTGATGGCGATGTCTCTGGTTGCCGCTTTTCTTGCTCTGCTCAGAGAGAGACCGCAAGTGGTCGTGGGGACAGGAAGCTATGCGACAGTTCCTTTTGCCGTGTCAGCACTCCTGATGGGCATACCAACGGTCCTTCTTGAGCAGAATGTGGTGCCTGGCAAGGCGACGAGGTTGCTCTCTCATTTTGCCAGAGAGGTTCACGTCGCCTATGGAGAGAGTACTCGACACCTGAGCAAGAGGGCGAGGGGCATTGTCTCGGGAAATCCGGTCCGCAGGTCTCTTTTCGCTCCAGACCGCAAGAGTTCAATAAAAGAGTTCGACCTTGATGCGAATTTGAAGACGGTGTTCGTATTCGGTGGAAGCAGAGGTGCGCGCTCCATAAACAGAGCTTTTGCAGACGCAGCACATGTTCTATCGGAGCATGATGAATTGCAGTTCATTGTTCAGACTGGAGAAGACGACCTTCAGTGGGTGAGGGAGGCTTGCACCAAGGCAAAACTGAAAGCCTACACAGCGCCATTCATACATGGCATGGAGTTGGCTTATGCGTGCGCAGACATTGTGGTTTGCAGAGCCGGAGCCACAACTGTTGCTGAACTTACTGCTCTTGGCCTCCCTTCAATACTGATTCCATACCCTTATTCTGCAGGTGGACACCAGGAGAAGAATGCGATGATGCTCCAAAAGGCGGGCGCCTCGGTTCTTGTCTACGACCGGAGACTCACTGGAGAAATACTCGCCTCTCTGATACTCGAGACCCTGAAGAGTGAAGCGAGGCTCGCAAGCATGGCAAAGGCGGCGAAAGCATTGGGCAGGAGAGATGCAGGAAGACATATTGCGCAGTCGATTCTGAATGCAGGTAGGAGAGAGTGTTCAGGAAGATAA
- the murB gene encoding UDP-N-acetylmuramate dehydrogenase, whose translation MGVLYEKLKELFKGEMAENKPMSRHTSFGIGGPAEIYCRPKNEEDLSGLLRFARSEGIDTLALGNGTNILVKDGGIPGIVIHTAFETLILEGEILTAGSALSLADLLEFCIENSVAGLEFMAGIPGSVGGALATNSGAYGHDFGERVVWVRGVNMDGSAVEQSVGGEEFAYRGSNFKGKMVIEGVRISVEKGESETLRREISEYLGRRKKNQPIGERSAGCIFKNPKGLHAGKLLDSVGLKGKTHGGAEVSQIHANFIINRGGASAKDVLYLIELAKDAVREKQGVELEHEIAIVGRD comes from the coding sequence ATGGGAGTCCTGTACGAGAAACTGAAGGAGTTGTTTAAGGGTGAAATGGCTGAGAATAAGCCCATGTCACGCCACACGTCTTTCGGCATAGGGGGGCCGGCAGAGATCTACTGTAGGCCCAAGAACGAGGAAGATCTTTCTGGACTTCTGCGGTTTGCACGCTCAGAAGGTATCGACACTCTGGCGCTGGGGAATGGCACCAACATACTTGTGAAAGATGGGGGTATCCCAGGCATAGTTATACACACTGCTTTTGAAACGCTAATCCTGGAGGGTGAGATCCTTACGGCAGGGTCAGCCCTTTCCCTGGCAGACCTACTGGAGTTCTGCATTGAGAACTCCGTGGCCGGTCTGGAGTTTATGGCCGGCATACCCGGTTCTGTAGGAGGAGCACTGGCAACAAATTCAGGTGCATACGGACACGATTTCGGCGAGAGGGTGGTATGGGTAAGAGGTGTAAACATGGACGGCAGTGCGGTGGAACAGTCTGTTGGAGGCGAGGAGTTCGCGTACAGGGGCTCCAACTTCAAGGGGAAGATGGTCATAGAAGGAGTGAGAATCTCGGTTGAGAAGGGTGAGTCTGAGACTCTGCGAAGAGAGATATCAGAATACCTCGGTAGGCGGAAGAAAAACCAGCCTATTGGTGAGAGGAGTGCAGGTTGTATCTTCAAGAATCCAAAGGGCCTTCACGCCGGTAAACTGCTCGACTCAGTGGGGCTTAAGGGGAAGACCCATGGTGGCGCAGAGGTTTCGCAAATACATGCCAATTTCATAATAAACAGGGGTGGGGCATCTGCGAAGGATGTTCTCTATTTAATTGAGCTGGCCAAAGATGCTGTGCGTGAAAAGCAGGGTGTCGAACTTGAACATGAAATCGCTATCGTAGGAAGGGACTAG